The proteins below are encoded in one region of Limnochorda pilosa:
- a CDS encoding ABC transporter ATP-binding protein, which yields MRVEAVHGGYGQLDVLHGVNFRMAPGELVCIIGPNGAGKSTLLKAMVGLVRIRSGRVLLEDREITGLPPAQAVRLGICYVPQTGNVFPSLTVEENLEMGAYVVRDQSLEARKDRVFALFETLKEKRRHRAGALSGGQQQMVAIGRALMLDPRVLLLDEPTAGLSPLYTSMILERVRAINGQGVGVCLVEQNARAGLEIAHRGYVFTQGTERLEAPAERLLTDPGVGRLFLGGAS from the coding sequence ATGCGGGTGGAGGCGGTGCACGGAGGCTACGGGCAGCTCGACGTCCTCCACGGCGTCAACTTCCGCATGGCGCCCGGGGAGCTGGTCTGCATCATCGGGCCCAATGGCGCCGGGAAATCCACGCTCCTCAAGGCGATGGTGGGGCTCGTCCGCATCCGCTCGGGCCGGGTCCTGCTCGAAGACCGGGAGATCACGGGGCTCCCTCCCGCTCAGGCGGTGCGCCTCGGCATCTGCTACGTCCCCCAGACGGGTAACGTCTTCCCGTCGCTCACCGTGGAAGAGAACCTGGAGATGGGTGCCTACGTCGTGCGCGATCAGTCCCTGGAAGCCCGGAAGGACCGTGTCTTCGCGCTCTTCGAGACCCTGAAGGAGAAGCGCCGCCATCGGGCCGGTGCACTCTCGGGCGGCCAGCAGCAGATGGTGGCCATCGGCCGTGCCCTCATGCTGGATCCCCGGGTGCTCCTGCTGGATGAGCCCACGGCCGGCCTGTCGCCCCTGTACACCTCCATGATCCTGGAGCGGGTCCGCGCGATCAACGGGCAGGGTGTGGGCGTCTGCCTGGTGGAGCAGAATGCCCGGGCGGGCCTGGAGATCGCTCATCGCGGCTACGTCTTCACCCAGGGGACCGAACGGCTGGAGGCCCCGGCTGAACGGCTCCTGACCGACCCCGGCGTGGGCCGTCTCTTCCTCGGAGGTGCCTCCTGA
- a CDS encoding ABC transporter ATP-binding protein: protein MGRPAILDVQGLEKSFGGIKAVDGLTFSVPQGSITGLVGPNGAGKTTAFNLIAGVLKPDGGQIRFLGRRIDGLAAHQVAAQGILRTFQIPRGLGQMTVLENLMVVPLAQPGESLWNVWTRPGRVVDAERSIRRRAMEVLEFVHLTELKDELAAHLSGGQKKLLELARTLMGDPVMILLDEPGAGVNPSLMRDLVRLIGELRDQGKTFLLIEHDMDLVAELCDPVLVMHQGRLLAQGTLETIRTNPIVVEAYLGGVPTA from the coding sequence TTGGGGCGCCCAGCGATCCTTGATGTACAGGGCCTCGAGAAAAGCTTCGGTGGGATCAAGGCTGTGGACGGTCTCACCTTCTCCGTGCCCCAGGGCTCGATCACTGGGCTGGTGGGGCCCAACGGCGCGGGCAAGACCACCGCCTTCAACCTGATTGCCGGGGTCCTGAAACCCGATGGCGGCCAGATCCGCTTCCTCGGCCGGCGGATCGACGGGCTTGCAGCCCACCAGGTGGCCGCACAGGGGATCCTCCGCACCTTTCAGATCCCCCGGGGGCTGGGCCAGATGACGGTGCTGGAGAACCTGATGGTGGTGCCCCTGGCCCAACCGGGCGAGTCGCTCTGGAACGTGTGGACGCGGCCCGGGCGGGTGGTGGACGCTGAGCGGTCCATCCGCCGGCGGGCCATGGAGGTCCTGGAGTTCGTCCACCTCACGGAGTTGAAGGACGAGCTGGCCGCGCACCTCTCGGGCGGGCAGAAGAAACTGCTGGAGCTCGCCCGTACACTCATGGGGGACCCGGTGATGATCCTCCTCGACGAGCCCGGGGCGGGGGTGAACCCCTCGCTCATGCGCGATCTGGTGAGGCTCATCGGGGAGCTGCGCGACCAGGGGAAGACCTTCCTTCTCATCGAGCACGACATGGACCTGGTGGCCGAGTTGTGCGACCCCGTCCTCGTGATGCACCAGGGGCGCCTCCTGGCTCAGGGGACGCTGGAGACGATCCGGACCAACCCGATCGTGGTGGAGGCCTACCTCGGGGGGGTGCCCACGGCGTGA
- a CDS encoding ABC transporter substrate-binding protein, giving the protein MNSTRATVVGQRLVFSMVLGLLVVLASAPARAQEALLGTLLSLTGDLAAYGEPLKNASDLAADQINAQGGVRNGAFLRLVHRDDQTSPQPGVEAAQRLVSVDRVPAFVGALSSGVTIPVATSVAVPNRVVQISPASTSPEITNLDDDDYLFRTVPSDALQGKVLAQVAQEQGYKAVSVVYINNAYGEGLARNFQAAFEAGGGRVLVSVAMEGGQASYRGELQRAARGNPEALVLIAYPENGATVLRQAVEEGFFRAFLFSDGLQSEDLVAAVGAQALEGTHGTSPLPPTESPAYQLFRDAYAKKYGTPPPQPYMPEAYDGTFVLALAMEKAGPGATGQQIRDALREVANAPGEVIHPGEWAKAKELIARGVDVDYQGASGPVEFDENGDVVNATYGVWKFEGGRIVQVRTVEI; this is encoded by the coding sequence GTGAACTCCACGCGGGCCACCGTCGTCGGGCAGCGTCTCGTCTTCTCCATGGTCCTCGGCCTCCTGGTGGTGCTCGCCTCGGCCCCTGCACGGGCGCAGGAGGCGCTCCTGGGAACCCTCCTCTCCCTCACCGGCGACCTTGCCGCCTACGGTGAGCCTCTGAAGAACGCCTCCGACCTGGCAGCCGACCAGATCAACGCCCAGGGAGGCGTTCGGAACGGGGCCTTCCTGCGCCTGGTCCACCGGGACGACCAGACCTCGCCCCAGCCCGGGGTGGAGGCGGCTCAACGGCTGGTCTCGGTCGACCGGGTGCCGGCCTTCGTCGGCGCCCTCTCCAGTGGCGTCACGATCCCCGTGGCGACGTCCGTCGCGGTGCCCAACCGCGTCGTGCAGATCTCACCGGCGTCCACCAGCCCCGAGATCACGAACCTTGACGACGACGACTACCTCTTCCGCACCGTCCCCTCCGACGCGCTGCAGGGCAAGGTGCTGGCGCAGGTGGCTCAGGAGCAGGGGTACAAGGCGGTGAGCGTCGTCTACATCAACAACGCCTACGGCGAGGGCCTGGCGCGTAACTTCCAGGCGGCCTTCGAGGCCGGCGGCGGCCGGGTTCTGGTCAGTGTGGCCATGGAGGGTGGCCAGGCCTCCTACCGGGGCGAGCTCCAGAGGGCCGCCCGGGGCAACCCTGAGGCGCTGGTGCTCATCGCCTACCCCGAGAACGGCGCCACGGTCCTCCGCCAGGCGGTGGAGGAGGGCTTCTTCCGGGCGTTCCTCTTCTCCGACGGGCTCCAGTCCGAAGACCTGGTGGCCGCGGTGGGCGCGCAAGCCCTGGAGGGAACCCACGGAACCTCGCCCCTGCCACCCACCGAAAGCCCCGCCTACCAGCTCTTCCGGGACGCGTACGCGAAGAAGTACGGAACGCCGCCTCCTCAGCCCTACATGCCGGAAGCGTACGACGGGACCTTCGTCCTGGCGCTGGCCATGGAGAAGGCAGGGCCCGGTGCCACGGGCCAGCAGATCCGCGACGCGCTCCGGGAGGTGGCCAACGCCCCCGGCGAGGTGATCCACCCCGGGGAGTGGGCCAAGGCCAAGGAGCTCATCGCCCGAGGGGTCGACGTCGACTACCAGGGTGCCTCAGGTCCCGTGGAGTTTGACGAGAACGGTGACGTGGTCAACGCGACCTACGGGGTCTGGAAGTTCGAGGGCGGCCGCATCGTCCAGGTGAGGACGGTCGAGATCTGA
- the trpS gene encoding tryptophan--tRNA ligase, translating into MGRIFSGIQPTGGVHVGNYVGAIQNWVRMQDEMESFFCIVDYHAMTVPYDPSDFRRRVREAAAINLAAGLDPAKTTLFVQSHVPEHAELAWILGCVTPLGELQRMTQFKDKARQHAENVNAGLLNYPILMAADILIYKADTVPVGEDQVQHLELAREIARRFNGTFGPTFPEPQPRLTAGARIMALTDPESKMSKSVPGSYVALTDPPDEIRRRLRRAVTDTGPTTGEMSPGVRNLFTLLEVFDAQGDTFRALRRAYDEGTLRYVELKDAVAEHMIEQLRPIRERYEELVAHPDRLRTILAEGADRARRVARTTMEEVYERTGLRSRA; encoded by the coding sequence ATGGGCCGGATCTTTTCGGGCATTCAGCCCACGGGCGGGGTGCACGTGGGGAACTACGTGGGCGCCATCCAGAACTGGGTGCGCATGCAGGACGAGATGGAGTCCTTCTTCTGCATCGTGGACTACCACGCGATGACGGTTCCCTACGACCCTTCCGACTTCCGCCGGAGGGTCCGGGAGGCCGCAGCCATCAATCTGGCCGCGGGGCTGGACCCGGCCAAGACCACGCTCTTCGTCCAATCCCACGTGCCCGAGCACGCGGAGCTTGCATGGATTCTGGGCTGCGTCACCCCGCTGGGCGAGCTGCAGCGCATGACCCAGTTCAAGGACAAGGCCCGCCAGCACGCGGAGAACGTCAACGCGGGCCTGCTCAACTACCCGATCCTCATGGCCGCCGACATCCTGATCTACAAGGCCGACACGGTCCCCGTGGGCGAGGATCAGGTGCAGCACCTGGAGCTGGCCCGGGAGATCGCCCGCCGCTTCAACGGGACCTTCGGCCCCACCTTCCCCGAGCCCCAGCCCCGCCTCACCGCGGGCGCCCGCATCATGGCCCTGACCGACCCCGAGAGCAAGATGTCCAAGAGCGTTCCCGGTAGCTACGTGGCCCTCACCGACCCTCCCGACGAGATCCGCAGGCGGCTGCGCCGGGCCGTGACCGACACGGGCCCCACCACGGGCGAGATGAGCCCGGGGGTGCGGAACCTCTTCACCCTCCTGGAGGTCTTCGACGCCCAGGGTGACACCTTCCGCGCCCTGCGCCGGGCGTACGACGAGGGTACCCTTCGCTACGTGGAGCTGAAGGACGCGGTGGCCGAGCACATGATCGAGCAGCTTCGACCCATCCGCGAGCGGTACGAGGAGCTTGTGGCCCACCCGGACCGTCTCCGCACCATCCTGGCCGAGGGGGCCGATCGCGCCCGGCGGGTGGCCAGGACCACCATGGAGGAGGTGTACGAGCGCACAGGACTCCGTTCCCGAGCCTGA
- a CDS encoding glycerophosphodiester phosphodiesterase family protein, with product MFDPAVNVWLQQFSNPLLDRFFLAFTALGTELFYILLLPALFWLVDRRRTHQVALVFLVSMALNGILKEWLVLPRPGPAEGVVPIATETSPGFPSGHAQGSATLWTSLALAYPSAFLVGAAIALIALISLSRLYLGVHYLGDVLGGLAIGLALVAVFFVGYRRGWGGRWPLGLKVVLALLLVPLALFLEPSSGSVRLLGFLLGFLIGDGVGLAHLPYAPQAAVVRQLVKLLVGYGGFFGLVFLVEGVLPAGIPSLLGYGLVALWVTVGAPLVFLATGLAPRRWGLDGAPDHPALARLGVGVLVVVLLLAGVVWAVGPSKGGERLPVLAGLEPGAVQVIAHRGGALEAPENTLVAFGHARVVGATMVELDVHLTADGRVVVLHDETVDRTTDGSGRVRELTLEQVKGLDAAYRFSPDGSSYPFRGLGVRIPTLDEVLQTFPDLPLIVELKDDDPRLAQAVALLLREHGADGRVLVSSFHQGVLTRFRSAAPGVATGMTLQEALPFVLLERFGLSFLYRRPPAPSLQAPERHGILPVAGKDLIERAAERGLPVYVWTVNDEAAMRRWVGLGAAGVITDAPSTLARVVQELRGQPGG from the coding sequence ATGTTCGATCCGGCCGTCAACGTCTGGCTGCAGCAATTCTCGAATCCCTTGCTGGATCGGTTCTTCCTGGCCTTCACCGCCCTGGGCACCGAGCTCTTCTACATACTCCTCCTCCCCGCGCTCTTCTGGCTGGTGGACCGGCGCAGGACCCACCAGGTGGCCCTCGTCTTCCTGGTCTCCATGGCTCTGAACGGCATCCTGAAGGAGTGGCTGGTCCTGCCCCGGCCGGGCCCGGCGGAGGGGGTCGTCCCCATCGCCACCGAGACGAGCCCGGGCTTCCCCTCGGGACACGCCCAGGGCTCCGCCACCCTGTGGACCTCCCTCGCCCTGGCGTACCCCTCGGCCTTCCTGGTGGGGGCCGCCATCGCCCTCATCGCGCTCATCAGCCTGTCGCGGCTCTACCTGGGGGTCCACTACCTGGGTGACGTCCTGGGCGGGCTGGCCATCGGGTTGGCCCTGGTCGCCGTCTTCTTCGTGGGATACCGCCGGGGATGGGGAGGCCGCTGGCCTCTGGGCCTCAAGGTGGTCCTGGCCCTGCTCCTGGTTCCGCTTGCCCTCTTCCTGGAGCCCAGCAGCGGGAGCGTGCGGCTGCTGGGATTCCTGCTGGGCTTCCTCATCGGCGACGGGGTGGGTCTCGCGCACCTCCCCTACGCGCCGCAGGCAGCGGTCGTGCGCCAGCTTGTCAAGCTGCTGGTGGGGTACGGTGGCTTCTTCGGGCTCGTCTTCCTGGTGGAAGGCGTCCTGCCCGCCGGGATCCCCAGCCTGTTGGGCTACGGGTTGGTCGCCCTCTGGGTGACGGTGGGCGCCCCTCTCGTCTTCCTGGCGACGGGTCTGGCGCCGCGGCGGTGGGGGCTGGACGGGGCTCCCGATCATCCCGCCCTGGCCCGGCTGGGCGTCGGGGTGCTGGTGGTGGTCCTGCTGCTGGCGGGTGTCGTCTGGGCGGTGGGTCCCTCGAAGGGCGGAGAGCGGCTGCCGGTCCTGGCGGGGCTGGAGCCGGGGGCCGTGCAGGTCATCGCCCATCGGGGCGGGGCCCTGGAGGCGCCCGAGAACACCCTGGTCGCCTTCGGGCACGCCCGGGTGGTGGGGGCCACCATGGTGGAGCTGGACGTTCACCTGACGGCCGACGGCCGCGTCGTGGTCCTCCACGACGAGACGGTGGACCGAACCACCGACGGCTCGGGGCGCGTGCGCGAGCTGACGCTGGAGCAGGTGAAGGGCCTGGATGCCGCGTACCGCTTCTCACCCGATGGCTCGAGCTATCCCTTCCGGGGGCTGGGGGTGCGGATCCCCACCCTGGACGAGGTGCTTCAGACCTTCCCGGACCTGCCGCTGATCGTGGAGCTGAAGGACGACGACCCCCGCCTGGCCCAAGCCGTGGCCTTGCTCCTGAGGGAGCACGGTGCAGACGGACGGGTGCTCGTCTCCTCCTTCCACCAGGGGGTCCTGACCCGGTTCCGGAGCGCCGCCCCCGGCGTGGCCACCGGAATGACCCTGCAGGAAGCCTTGCCCTTTGTGCTGCTGGAGCGCTTCGGTCTCAGCTTCCTCTATCGGCGGCCGCCGGCGCCCTCGCTCCAGGCGCCCGAGCGGCACGGGATCCTCCCGGTGGCGGGCAAGGACCTGATCGAGCGGGCGGCCGAGCGGGGGCTTCCGGTCTACGTCTGGACCGTGAACGACGAGGCCGCCATGCGGCGGTGGGTGGGTCTGGGCGCCGCAGGCGTCATCACCGACGCGCCCTCGACCCTGGCGCGCGTCGTGCAGGAGCTGCGGGGCCAGCCCGGAGGGTGA
- a CDS encoding cytochrome c3 family protein — protein MRELGVDDRETPGFDPVPDRFRRALRPARWTGGGALVVLLAAALVAMLSAREATAASDDGSCADCHASRTLGTTFPSGQFHDLFVKEKTFLDSVHGEAGLSCTDCHWGYDEVPHPAEESRTRREYEVGSAEVCQTCHFDQAKEWEAGEHARVLSTQNLQSATCTDCHGAHDAQPARSLQGQGLDASCASCHEPLVREFEGSIHGQALLAGDPAAPSCSTCHDPHTTEPVGTAAYRVQSVGTCVSCHEDTSLAEGHGINPDVVNTYFDEFHGRSLRLTMATQPGEWVAQAVCTDCHGVHGILPPDDPHAQVAPENLVATCSQCHPGATSNFVASFGGHVPPERSTLVRAIELFYQIVIPVSVAGFVLFAVLDGARRFRERRRVGR, from the coding sequence ATGAGAGAGCTTGGGGTTGACGACCGAGAGACCCCCGGGTTCGATCCAGTCCCGGATCGGTTCCGAAGGGCGCTCCGGCCGGCGCGGTGGACGGGCGGGGGCGCCCTCGTGGTGCTGCTGGCCGCAGCGCTGGTGGCGATGCTCTCCGCCCGGGAAGCGACCGCCGCCTCCGACGACGGGTCGTGCGCCGACTGCCACGCCAGCCGGACCCTCGGCACCACCTTCCCGTCGGGGCAGTTTCACGACCTGTTCGTGAAAGAGAAGACTTTCCTTGATTCCGTCCATGGAGAGGCCGGCCTCTCCTGCACCGACTGCCACTGGGGGTACGACGAGGTGCCCCACCCGGCCGAGGAGAGCCGTACCCGGCGTGAATACGAGGTGGGCTCGGCCGAGGTCTGCCAGACCTGCCATTTCGACCAGGCCAAGGAGTGGGAGGCGGGGGAGCACGCCCGGGTGCTGAGCACCCAGAACCTCCAGTCCGCCACCTGTACCGACTGCCATGGCGCCCACGACGCGCAGCCCGCCCGGAGCTTGCAGGGCCAGGGGCTGGACGCCTCGTGTGCGAGCTGTCACGAGCCGCTGGTGCGGGAGTTCGAGGGCAGCATCCACGGGCAGGCGCTCCTGGCCGGCGACCCGGCGGCACCCAGCTGCAGCACCTGCCACGATCCCCACACCACCGAACCCGTGGGCACCGCGGCCTATCGGGTCCAGTCGGTGGGGACGTGCGTCTCTTGCCATGAGGACACCTCCCTGGCCGAAGGTCACGGCATCAACCCCGACGTGGTGAACACCTACTTCGACGAGTTCCACGGCCGGAGCCTCCGGCTCACCATGGCCACCCAGCCCGGGGAGTGGGTCGCGCAGGCCGTCTGCACCGACTGCCACGGGGTGCACGGCATCCTGCCGCCCGACGACCCCCACGCCCAGGTGGCTCCCGAGAACCTGGTGGCCACCTGCAGCCAGTGCCACCCCGGCGCCACCAGCAACTTCGTGGCCAGCTTCGGAGGGCACGTGCCGCCTGAGCGATCGACGCTGGTGCGGGCGATCGAGCTCTTTTACCAGATCGTGATCCCGGTGTCCGTGGCGGGCTTCGTACTCTTCGCGGTCCTGGACGGGGCCCGCCGCTTCAGGGAACGGAGGAGGGTGGGGCGATGA
- a CDS encoding formate dehydrogenase subunit gamma gives MSAQAVERPGEPGKVARLEIGPDGRPVYRRFSRLETVEHAVLLASFTMLALTGLPQIWPEAALGSWWLRLLGGIDAARAVHRFFAVVMMAETFFHVARTFLGGLRHGFRFDIFPGLGDVRELFHTVRYLVGLEPAPPPVGRFGFKEKFEYWALIWGVVVMGITGLILWYPVLFTRYLPGVAVPAARVAHRGEAILAVLAIVIWHMYNAHLRPDVFPMDRSIFSGTITLERLKEEHPLEYQQAFGREPSRSRSRRKEG, from the coding sequence ATGAGCGCGCAGGCTGTCGAACGCCCGGGGGAGCCGGGGAAGGTGGCGCGGCTCGAGATCGGTCCGGACGGCCGGCCCGTCTACCGGCGCTTCAGCCGCCTGGAAACCGTGGAGCACGCGGTGCTCCTGGCCTCCTTCACCATGCTGGCCCTCACGGGCCTGCCCCAGATCTGGCCTGAGGCTGCCTTGGGAAGCTGGTGGCTGCGGCTCCTGGGCGGCATCGATGCGGCCCGAGCCGTCCACCGCTTCTTTGCGGTGGTGATGATGGCCGAGACCTTCTTCCACGTGGCCCGCACCTTCCTGGGCGGGCTCCGCCACGGCTTCCGTTTCGACATCTTCCCGGGACTGGGCGACGTGCGGGAGCTCTTCCACACGGTCCGCTACCTGGTGGGCCTGGAGCCCGCCCCGCCGCCCGTGGGCCGCTTCGGCTTCAAGGAGAAGTTCGAGTACTGGGCCCTCATCTGGGGCGTGGTGGTCATGGGGATCACCGGCCTGATCCTCTGGTACCCGGTGCTCTTCACCCGGTACCTCCCGGGCGTGGCGGTACCCGCCGCCCGGGTGGCCCACCGGGGCGAGGCGATCCTGGCCGTGCTGGCCATCGTCATCTGGCACATGTACAACGCGCACCTGCGGCCCGACGTCTTCCCCATGGACCGGAGCATCTTCTCGGGCACCATCACCCTCGAGCGCCTCAAAGAGGAGCACCCGCTCGAGTATCAGCAGGCCTTTGGCCGGGAGCCTTCCCGGTCCAGATCCAGGCGGAAGGAGGGGTAG
- a CDS encoding cytochrome c maturation protein CcmE produces the protein MRKRWKLLVVLAAVVLVGALLASGLRGGTTYYFTVDEALAREATKPGQRFRIAGKVVPGSIDWQPNQFRLAFSVEDEGGQVPVVYQGARPDNFTDGGDVVVEGRFQGAAFQAETLLVQCPSKYEPAPEGHPTSAGTEAGERP, from the coding sequence GTGCGGAAGCGGTGGAAGCTCCTGGTCGTCCTGGCCGCGGTGGTCCTGGTGGGGGCGTTGCTGGCCTCAGGCCTGCGCGGGGGAACCACCTACTACTTCACCGTGGATGAGGCGCTGGCGCGCGAGGCGACCAAGCCCGGACAGCGGTTCCGCATCGCGGGCAAGGTGGTGCCGGGGAGCATCGATTGGCAACCGAACCAGTTCCGCCTCGCCTTCTCGGTGGAGGACGAGGGCGGTCAGGTGCCCGTGGTCTACCAGGGCGCCCGTCCCGACAACTTCACCGACGGCGGTGACGTGGTGGTGGAGGGCCGCTTCCAGGGAGCCGCCTTCCAGGCGGAGACGCTCCTGGTCCAGTGCCCCAGCAAGTACGAACCCGCACCGGAGGGACACCCCACCTCCGCCGGGACCGAAGCGGGTGAGCGGCCATGA
- a CDS encoding heme lyase CcmF/NrfE family subunit: protein MTSLGHWTLIAALATGLYGLVVLVGSARNGDARLLRHGRAALWASVLLVTASSAVLLGALLRADFSFLYVAQHTNLDLSPIYRLSAFWAGQEGSLLLWLWLLLLEGALALGLGRRERADGTGHLDAPAGAVILGVALFFEVLLVTATSPFRSLSPVPPDGAGLNPLLQNAGMLIHPVTLYLGFVGFTIPFAFAMAALLAGDPSPAWVRRTRRWSLLSWLFLTLGIVYGMQWAYVELGWGGFWAWDPVENASLIPWLTATAFLHGARVWEQRGGFKLWTVGLLAATFLLTLFGTYLTRSGVVSSVHAFADTSLGYFFLGFLLLAGAASAGLILYRRGTLGDDREVDHPVSREGAFLLGVLLLTGAAVTVLLGTLSPVLSELITGARVQLDATFFNRVVPPIGLAIVAVMGLAPVLPWRKASGRTARRLLWPVGMAVLTAGLLAALGMRNGPALGTFSLAALVLTVTGLELFRGARTHARGPAGWVAGAARSARLNRSRVGGYLVHVGVVVMVVGMTGAVLFASSSDHVLQAGQMVDVGGYGVHFTGLRERLDSRTQATVYTDLLLIRDKKPAGSLRPEKVFYSYSEQPTTEPAILGGPRGDLYVILNGWEDGGRVAGFTFVQHPLISWMWWGSYLMGLGGLVALWPAAQTQAAWARRPAVHRGAAMAAREASKG, encoded by the coding sequence ATGACCTCCCTCGGCCACTGGACGCTGATCGCCGCCCTCGCGACCGGCCTGTACGGCCTGGTGGTCCTGGTGGGCTCGGCCCGGAACGGGGACGCCCGTCTCCTCCGGCACGGGCGCGCGGCGCTCTGGGCCTCCGTCCTGCTGGTGACCGCCTCCTCCGCCGTTCTGCTTGGAGCCCTGTTGCGGGCGGACTTCAGCTTCCTCTACGTGGCCCAGCACACCAACCTGGACCTCTCGCCCATCTACCGGCTCTCGGCCTTCTGGGCCGGGCAGGAGGGGTCGCTGCTGCTGTGGCTGTGGCTCCTGCTCTTGGAGGGTGCCCTGGCCCTGGGTCTCGGGCGGAGGGAGCGGGCCGACGGCACCGGGCACCTGGACGCGCCCGCGGGCGCGGTGATCCTGGGTGTGGCCCTCTTCTTCGAGGTGCTGCTGGTGACGGCTACGTCGCCCTTCCGGTCCCTGAGCCCCGTACCGCCTGACGGTGCCGGTCTCAACCCGCTCCTGCAGAACGCGGGGATGCTCATCCACCCGGTGACCCTGTACCTGGGTTTCGTCGGCTTCACCATCCCCTTCGCCTTCGCCATGGCCGCCCTGCTCGCGGGCGACCCGAGCCCCGCGTGGGTGCGGCGCACCCGGCGCTGGAGCCTGCTGTCCTGGCTCTTCCTCACCCTGGGGATCGTCTACGGCATGCAGTGGGCGTACGTGGAGCTGGGCTGGGGCGGCTTCTGGGCGTGGGATCCGGTGGAGAACGCCTCCCTCATCCCGTGGCTCACGGCCACCGCCTTCCTCCACGGGGCGCGGGTCTGGGAGCAGCGGGGCGGCTTCAAACTGTGGACGGTGGGCCTCCTGGCGGCCACCTTCCTTCTGACCCTCTTCGGCACGTACCTCACCCGCAGCGGCGTGGTCAGCTCGGTGCACGCCTTCGCCGACACCTCCCTGGGCTACTTCTTCCTAGGCTTTCTGCTGCTGGCAGGTGCGGCCAGCGCTGGGTTGATCCTTTACCGCCGGGGGACCCTGGGCGATGATCGGGAGGTGGACCATCCGGTGAGCCGGGAGGGCGCGTTCTTGCTGGGCGTTCTGCTGCTGACGGGGGCAGCGGTCACCGTGCTCCTGGGCACCCTCTCTCCCGTGCTCTCGGAGCTGATCACCGGGGCCAGGGTGCAGCTCGACGCCACCTTCTTCAACCGGGTGGTACCGCCCATCGGGCTGGCCATCGTGGCTGTGATGGGCCTGGCGCCCGTCCTGCCGTGGAGGAAGGCTTCGGGGCGGACGGCCCGGAGGCTGCTCTGGCCCGTAGGGATGGCGGTTCTGACGGCGGGCCTCCTCGCGGCGCTCGGCATGCGAAACGGCCCGGCGCTGGGCACCTTTTCCCTCGCCGCCCTGGTGCTGACCGTGACCGGGCTCGAGCTCTTCCGAGGCGCCCGCACCCACGCCCGCGGCCCCGCCGGCTGGGTGGCCGGGGCCGCACGCTCGGCGCGCCTCAACCGGAGCCGGGTGGGCGGCTACCTCGTCCACGTGGGCGTGGTGGTGATGGTGGTGGGCATGACGGGAGCGGTCCTTTTCGCCAGCTCCAGCGACCACGTCCTCCAGGCCGGGCAGATGGTGGACGTGGGCGGATACGGGGTACACTTCACGGGGCTGCGGGAGCGGCTCGACTCGCGCACCCAGGCGACCGTCTACACCGACCTCCTCCTCATCCGCGACAAGAAGCCGGCCGGGAGCCTCAGGCCCGAGAAGGTCTTCTACAGCTACTCGGAGCAGCCCACCACCGAGCCCGCCATCCTGGGCGGCCCCCGGGGCGACCTGTACGTGATCCTGAACGGATGGGAGGACGGCGGCCGGGTGGCCGGCTTCACCTTCGTCCAGCACCCATTGATCAGCTGGATGTGGTGGGGATCCTATCTCATGGGCCTGGGCGGGCTGGTGGCCCTCTGGCCGGCGGCGCAGACCCAGGCGGCCTGGGCCCGGCGGCCGGCCGTGCACCGCGGCGCCGCCATGGCGGCGAGGGAGGCGAGCAAGGGATGA